A single window of Pseudomonas lutea DNA harbors:
- a CDS encoding phytoene desaturase, producing the protein MTPAKSAIVIGAGFGGLALAIRLQAAGVQTTLLEKRDKPGGRAYVYEDQGFTFDAGPTVITDPTAIEELFTAAGKSIKDYVELLPVAPFYRLCWEDGTKFDYANDQASLDAQIAALNPKDVAGYQRFLAYSKAVFQEGYLKLGAVPFLSFRDMVQAGPQLAKLQAWRSVYSMVAEFIEDDKLRQAFSFHSLLVGGNPFATSSIYTLIHALERQWGVWFPKGGTGALVQGMVKLFEDIGGRFELNADVASIETRAARVTGVRLKDGRQIDADCVASNADVMHTYAELLGGHPRGVQEGARLKGKRFSNSLFVIHFGLKRPQPQLQHHTVCFGPRYKALIQEIFKGAALAEDFSLYLHAPCITDPSLAPPGCSSHYVLSPVPHLGNAEIDWEVEGPRYRDRIFAYLEKHYMPGLREDLVTSRIFTPLDFQGELNAHLGSAFSLEPILRQSAWFRPHNRDAKLGNLYLVGAGTHPGAGVPGVIGSAKATAGLMLEDLHS; encoded by the coding sequence ATGACCCCAGCAAAAAGCGCAATTGTGATTGGTGCCGGCTTTGGTGGCCTGGCCCTGGCCATCCGCCTGCAAGCGGCAGGTGTGCAAACGACCCTGCTGGAAAAACGCGACAAGCCCGGCGGACGTGCCTACGTTTACGAGGACCAGGGCTTTACCTTCGACGCCGGGCCGACAGTGATCACCGACCCGACGGCAATCGAGGAGCTGTTCACCGCCGCCGGCAAGTCGATCAAGGATTACGTCGAGCTGCTGCCGGTCGCGCCGTTCTACCGCCTGTGCTGGGAAGACGGCACGAAGTTCGATTACGCCAACGACCAGGCCTCGCTGGACGCGCAGATCGCTGCGCTGAATCCCAAGGACGTTGCCGGTTATCAGCGCTTTCTGGCGTACTCCAAAGCGGTGTTTCAGGAGGGTTATCTGAAACTGGGGGCGGTGCCGTTTCTGTCGTTCCGCGACATGGTTCAGGCCGGGCCGCAGCTGGCGAAACTGCAGGCGTGGCGCAGCGTGTATTCGATGGTGGCGGAATTCATCGAGGACGACAAACTGCGTCAGGCGTTTTCCTTTCACTCGCTCCTGGTCGGCGGCAACCCGTTCGCAACCTCGTCCATTTACACGCTGATTCACGCCCTGGAGCGTCAATGGGGCGTGTGGTTTCCGAAAGGCGGCACCGGTGCGCTGGTGCAGGGCATGGTCAAGCTGTTCGAAGACATCGGCGGGCGTTTCGAGCTCAACGCCGACGTCGCCAGCATCGAAACCCGTGCGGCCCGCGTGACCGGCGTGCGGCTCAAGGACGGTCGGCAGATCGACGCCGACTGCGTGGCTTCCAATGCCGATGTGATGCACACCTATGCCGAGTTGCTGGGCGGGCATCCGCGTGGGGTGCAGGAAGGGGCGAGACTCAAGGGCAAGCGCTTCAGCAACTCGCTGTTCGTGATCCATTTCGGCCTCAAACGACCGCAGCCGCAACTGCAACACCACACGGTCTGCTTCGGGCCTCGCTACAAGGCGCTGATTCAGGAAATCTTCAAAGGCGCGGCATTGGCTGAAGACTTTTCACTGTACCTGCACGCACCGTGCATCACCGATCCGAGCCTGGCGCCGCCGGGGTGTTCGAGCCACTACGTGCTGTCGCCGGTGCCGCATCTGGGCAACGCCGAGATCGACTGGGAGGTGGAAGGGCCGCGCTATCGCGATCGCATTTTTGCCTACCTGGAGAAGCACTACATGCCCGGGCTGCGCGAGGACCTGGTCACCAGCCGTATTTTCACGCCGCTGGATTTTCAGGGCGAACTCAATGCGCACCTTGGGTCGGCGTTCTCCCTTGAGCCGATCCTGCGTCAGAGCGCGTGGTTCCGCCCGCACAACCGTGACGCCAAGCTCGGCAACCTGTATCTGGTCGGAGCGGGTACGCATCCGGGCGCTGGCGTACCGGGGGTAATAGGCTCGGCCAAGGCCACTGCTGGCCTGATGCTGGAGGACCTGCATTCATGA
- a CDS encoding glycosyltransferase, protein MTHFAVVAPAFYSHFQAFQAVAATLIDRGHQVTFFQQADARRWLTDPRIGFHALGALSHPPGSLDAALQRAACSNNPLRLRRVIRDLCDTTQMLCTELPAALASRQIEALLCDQMEAAGGLVAEGLGLPYVSVACALPVNREAQLPLAVMPFAYATDERSQQIFEGSRKVYDWLMRPLGKVLREASRRLAIEPRTGLHECLSPYAQISQTIPGFDFPRQHPPASFHAVGPLRMPPSGRVGEWAIDPARPFIFASLGTLQGSRYAMFKRIAAASRQLNAQLLVAHCGGLDTRQEKRLINAGATWVTDFAPQEWALQNADAVVTHGGLNTVMDAIVTRTPMLVMPIAFDQPGVASRVTHAGIGLQLRRGAGTSQIRDRLVQLRGLSAEPFERLASELSQAGGTARAADIIEAVVRTGQPVLAGQLS, encoded by the coding sequence ATGACCCATTTTGCGGTGGTTGCTCCGGCGTTCTACAGCCACTTTCAGGCGTTTCAGGCCGTGGCCGCGACGCTGATTGACCGAGGGCATCAGGTCACGTTTTTCCAGCAGGCCGATGCGCGGCGCTGGCTGACCGACCCGCGCATCGGTTTTCATGCACTGGGCGCCCTCAGTCATCCGCCGGGCAGCCTGGACGCTGCGCTGCAACGGGCCGCCTGCTCAAACAACCCGCTGCGCCTGCGGCGAGTGATTCGTGACCTGTGCGACACCACTCAAATGCTCTGCACCGAACTGCCCGCCGCGCTGGCGTCTCGGCAGATCGAGGCGTTGCTCTGTGATCAGATGGAAGCGGCAGGCGGGCTGGTCGCCGAAGGGCTGGGTCTGCCTTATGTTTCCGTGGCCTGCGCCTTGCCGGTGAACCGCGAAGCCCAGCTGCCACTCGCGGTGATGCCCTTTGCTTATGCCACCGATGAACGCAGTCAGCAGATTTTCGAGGGCAGCCGCAAAGTCTATGACTGGCTGATGCGCCCACTGGGCAAGGTCCTGCGTGAGGCTTCCCGACGCCTGGCCATCGAGCCCCGTACCGGGTTGCATGAATGCCTCTCGCCTTACGCGCAAATCAGCCAGACCATCCCCGGTTTCGATTTCCCCCGTCAGCATCCACCCGCGAGTTTCCATGCGGTTGGCCCGCTGCGCATGCCGCCTTCCGGTCGAGTCGGCGAATGGGCCATTGACCCGGCGCGGCCATTTATATTTGCCAGCCTGGGCACCTTGCAGGGCAGCCGTTACGCCATGTTCAAACGCATCGCAGCCGCCAGCCGCCAGCTGAACGCGCAACTGCTGGTGGCGCACTGCGGCGGGCTGGATACGCGACAGGAAAAGCGCTTGATCAACGCCGGAGCAACGTGGGTGACCGATTTTGCTCCTCAGGAATGGGCGCTGCAAAACGCCGACGCCGTCGTGACACATGGCGGGCTGAACACGGTGATGGACGCCATCGTCACGCGCACACCGATGCTGGTCATGCCGATTGCCTTCGACCAGCCAGGCGTCGCGTCACGCGTAACGCATGCGGGCATCGGTCTGCAGTTGCGGCGCGGCGCGGGGACGAGTCAGATCCGCGACCGGTTGGTGCAACTGCGCGGGCTGTCGGCCGAGCCATTCGAGCGTCTGGCGAGCGAGCTGTCACAAGCCGGCGGGACCGCCCGCGCCGCCGACATCATCGAAGCCGTGGTGCGCACGGGCCAGCCCGTGCTGGCGGGGCAGCTCTCATGA
- the crtY gene encoding lycopene beta-cyclase CrtY encodes MTYDLILAGGGLANGLIAWRLKQLRPELRVLCIEEQSHMGGNHTWSFHEGDLSAEQHRWLQPLVVQRWAAYDVHFPQRSRRLNSGYASITSERFADVIQADLGDALRTGQRITRLTPSAVVMESGEQLQALAVIDGRGVQPTVNMVLGQQAFLGQLLRLRAPHGLTAPIIMDARVAQYQGYRFVYVLPFTADTLLIEDTHYVDQHSFSAAQLRQHVAEYAAAQGWEIAECLREEQGVLPITLAGDFAGFWREAAGQPRSGLRAGLFHCTTGYSLPHAVRLADWIAAQPSLNAEALDRGIRAMAQQAWNSQRFYRLLNRMLFLAGRPANRWQVMQRFYGLSEGLISRFYAGRSTLADKLRVLTGKPPVPINEAVKAAVRYLPKHYEKLK; translated from the coding sequence ATGACCTACGACCTGATCCTGGCCGGTGGCGGGCTGGCCAACGGGCTCATCGCATGGCGCCTCAAGCAGCTCAGGCCCGAATTGCGCGTGCTGTGCATTGAGGAACAGTCGCATATGGGCGGCAACCATACCTGGTCTTTCCATGAGGGCGATCTCAGCGCTGAGCAACATCGTTGGCTGCAGCCTTTGGTGGTGCAGCGTTGGGCCGCGTATGACGTGCACTTTCCGCAGCGCTCGCGACGACTGAACAGCGGCTACGCCAGCATCACCTCCGAGCGATTTGCGGACGTCATTCAGGCTGACCTGGGGGACGCGCTGCGCACCGGGCAGCGCATCACCCGCCTCACGCCGAGCGCCGTGGTGATGGAGAGCGGTGAGCAGCTTCAGGCGCTTGCGGTGATCGACGGCCGGGGCGTGCAGCCCACGGTGAACATGGTGTTGGGCCAGCAGGCATTTCTCGGGCAGCTGCTGCGCTTGCGAGCGCCGCATGGCCTGACGGCGCCGATCATCATGGATGCGCGTGTCGCCCAGTACCAGGGCTACCGGTTCGTCTACGTGCTGCCGTTCACAGCCGACACCCTGTTGATCGAAGACACCCATTACGTCGACCAGCATTCCTTTTCTGCCGCGCAACTGCGTCAGCACGTCGCCGAATACGCCGCTGCCCAAGGCTGGGAAATCGCCGAGTGCCTGCGCGAAGAGCAGGGCGTGTTACCGATCACCCTGGCCGGTGATTTTGCCGGTTTCTGGCGCGAGGCGGCGGGCCAGCCCCGGTCAGGTCTGCGCGCCGGTCTGTTTCATTGCACCACCGGTTATTCACTGCCGCATGCGGTCAGGTTGGCGGACTGGATCGCCGCTCAGCCGAGCCTGAATGCCGAGGCCCTCGACCGCGGCATCCGCGCCATGGCGCAACAGGCCTGGAACAGCCAGCGCTTCTACCGATTGCTCAACCGCATGCTGTTTCTGGCAGGACGCCCCGCCAATCGCTGGCAGGTCATGCAGCGCTTCTACGGGCTGTCCGAAGGCCTGATCAGCCGTTTCTATGCAGGCCGCAGCACGCTGGCCGACAAGCTCCGCGTGCTGACCGGCAAACCTCCGGTGCCGATCAACGAGGCGGTCAAAGCCGCTGTTCGCTACCTGCCCAAGCATTATGAGAAATTGAAATGA
- the crtB gene encoding 15-cis-phytoene synthase CrtB: MSAADQALLDHATQSIAVGSKSFAAASRLFDPLTRRSAVMLYAWCRHCDDVIDGQEAGHSATVISQQEVTARLERLIAQTHAVYAGAPTDSPAFEAFSEVVQRHGIKQRYALEHLAGFAMDVSQREYHSVEDTLEYCYHVAGVVGLMMAQIMGARDEPTLDRACDLGLAFQLTNIARDIIEDASVGRCYLPEQWLDEVGIPADRLAEPQYRPAVAVLAQRLVDMAEPYYESANAGLTALPWRSAWAVATAGCVYREIGVKVRQRGAQAWDERVSTSKLDKLRLVALGAWKATASRGRQWPARPAHLWQRPGQSFAADRHAAVEAGRAGD; this comes from the coding sequence ATGAGTGCTGCCGACCAAGCGCTGCTTGACCACGCCACGCAGAGCATCGCGGTCGGCTCGAAAAGCTTCGCCGCGGCCTCGCGCCTATTCGACCCATTGACGCGTCGCAGCGCGGTGATGCTGTACGCCTGGTGCCGCCACTGCGACGACGTGATCGACGGCCAGGAAGCGGGGCATTCGGCGACCGTGATCAGTCAGCAGGAAGTCACCGCTCGGCTGGAGCGGCTGATCGCCCAGACCCACGCCGTCTACGCTGGAGCGCCGACGGACAGCCCGGCATTCGAAGCATTCAGCGAAGTGGTGCAGCGCCACGGCATCAAGCAGCGCTATGCGCTTGAGCACTTGGCCGGCTTTGCGATGGACGTCAGCCAGCGCGAATACCACAGTGTCGAAGACACGCTCGAATATTGCTACCACGTGGCCGGCGTGGTCGGCTTGATGATGGCGCAGATCATGGGCGCTCGTGACGAGCCGACGCTTGATCGCGCCTGCGACCTGGGCCTGGCGTTTCAGTTGACCAACATTGCGCGGGACATCATCGAGGACGCGTCGGTGGGGCGTTGCTACTTGCCCGAGCAGTGGCTGGATGAGGTGGGCATTCCGGCTGATCGTCTCGCCGAACCTCAGTACCGGCCAGCCGTAGCGGTGCTTGCCCAGCGCTTGGTGGACATGGCCGAACCCTATTACGAAAGCGCCAATGCCGGCCTGACTGCGCTGCCATGGCGGTCGGCCTGGGCCGTGGCGACCGCCGGGTGCGTTTACCGCGAGATTGGCGTGAAGGTCAGGCAGCGTGGGGCGCAGGCCTGGGACGAGCGTGTCTCTACCAGCAAGCTGGACAAGCTGCGCCTGGTGGCGCTGGGTGCGTGGAAGGCTACTGCGTCTCGTGGTCGGCAGTGGCCGGCACGCCCTGCGCACCTCTGGCAACGTCCGGGTCAGTCTTTTGCAGCGGACCGTCATGCAGCCGTCGAAGCTGGGCGCGCAGGCGACTGA
- a CDS encoding RidA family protein, whose protein sequence is MTSSTFDLLNPAGLYDPTPNAYSQLADVQPGARWLFVAGQGGEDPRGELSSVFAEQAAQAIANVRTALQSKGADLRDVFKLTLLIADHSEQRLRIWVEQADRAWAGCNKPVCTLIPVPRLALDGMMIEIEAVAAIAPPRDGQDGA, encoded by the coding sequence ATGACTTCTTCAACTTTTGACTTGCTTAACCCCGCTGGCTTGTACGATCCCACTCCAAACGCCTATTCCCAACTCGCGGATGTGCAGCCAGGCGCCCGATGGTTGTTCGTCGCGGGGCAGGGTGGGGAAGATCCTCGCGGTGAGTTGTCTAGCGTGTTCGCCGAGCAGGCAGCGCAAGCGATTGCCAATGTACGAACAGCCCTGCAGTCGAAAGGTGCCGATCTTCGCGACGTCTTCAAATTAACGCTACTGATTGCCGACCACTCCGAGCAGCGGCTGCGAATCTGGGTGGAGCAAGCGGACCGGGCATGGGCAGGCTGCAACAAGCCGGTCTGCACCCTGATCCCGGTGCCCCGGCTGGCGCTGGACGGCATGATGATTGAAATCGAAGCTGTGGCAGCGATTGCACCGCCAAGGGACGGGCAAGACGGAGCGTAG
- a CDS encoding polyprenyl synthetase family protein, producing MAGNVDTTIKPGFAGRLGDVRAAIETRLSELLPESGNERDLVALAMRESTLAPGKRMRPVLLVLAAEGLAENNRDHDNQASRQAVDLGCAVEMIHAASLVLDDMPCMDNAALRRGQPTVHLKFGEDVAILTAIALLSRAFGVVATISDLAATTRTELVEVLANTVGMQGLVRGQFQDLRDGQRSRDADEIALTNNLKTGVLFGAIMDMAWLISGAAQSQRPLLQNFAMELGQAFQMYDDLRDRCADSDKDQGKDDGKSTFVSLYGEDKVKRQLASHLSSAEHYLREVYGDASMIAGYMRQIFEKAALTG from the coding sequence ATGGCAGGTAACGTCGACACAACAATCAAACCGGGCTTTGCCGGACGACTGGGAGACGTCCGGGCGGCCATCGAAACGCGGCTGTCCGAGCTGTTGCCCGAGTCTGGCAACGAGCGCGATCTGGTCGCGTTGGCCATGCGCGAATCGACGCTGGCGCCGGGCAAGCGCATGCGCCCGGTACTGCTGGTCCTTGCCGCTGAAGGGCTGGCAGAAAACAACCGAGACCATGACAACCAGGCTTCACGGCAGGCGGTCGACCTGGGCTGTGCTGTCGAGATGATTCATGCGGCTTCGCTGGTGCTCGACGACATGCCGTGCATGGACAACGCAGCACTGCGCCGTGGCCAGCCCACGGTGCACCTCAAGTTCGGTGAAGATGTAGCGATCCTGACCGCCATCGCCCTGCTCAGCCGCGCCTTCGGGGTGGTCGCCACCATCAGCGACCTGGCAGCGACCACTCGCACCGAGCTGGTCGAAGTGTTGGCCAATACGGTGGGCATGCAAGGGTTGGTGCGCGGGCAGTTCCAGGACCTGCGCGACGGCCAGCGCAGTCGCGACGCCGACGAAATCGCCCTGACCAATAACCTGAAAACCGGAGTGCTGTTCGGCGCCATCATGGACATGGCCTGGCTGATCAGCGGCGCTGCGCAATCACAGCGGCCGCTGCTGCAGAACTTCGCCATGGAGTTGGGCCAGGCCTTCCAAATGTACGATGACCTGCGCGACCGCTGCGCCGACAGTGACAAGGATCAGGGCAAGGACGACGGCAAGTCGACCTTTGTGTCGCTGTATGGAGAAGACAAGGTCAAACGGCAACTGGCCTCGCACCTGTCCAGCGCTGAGCACTATTTGCGTGAAGTCTACGGCGATGCTTCGATGATCGCCGGCTACATGCGGCAGATTTTCGAGAAGGCCGCGCTTACCGGCTAG
- the pip gene encoding prolyl aminopeptidase, which yields MDASFTITYSAFPSIAEPRTSGRLKVDGLHELYWEECGNPDGIPAVYFHGGPGEGADPSKRCFWDPDAYRIVLFDQRGALRSTPLAELKDNTTQHLINDIETLRKMLGLEQWLVLGGSWGTTLALAYGEAHPQACLGFILRGIMLGTPDEIDWFLYGMRRFLPQVHKDFAEWLPEAERGDLLKGYLKRLTSDDPECRLDAARRWTKYSGSCALLEHNPESVESQAADEALALGMGRLDAWYFSHGFFLEPDQLVRDIERISHLPCLLIQGEHDMIATPNSAYRLHEVWPGSILRQVPKAGHAPTEPGNMSALIQATEHFKRHRRFLEDLP from the coding sequence ATGGACGCATCATTTACCATCACTTATTCAGCGTTCCCTTCCATCGCCGAACCGCGCACCAGCGGACGGCTCAAGGTCGATGGCCTTCACGAGCTTTATTGGGAGGAATGCGGCAACCCGGACGGGATCCCGGCCGTGTACTTTCACGGCGGCCCCGGAGAAGGTGCAGACCCTTCGAAACGCTGCTTCTGGGACCCGGACGCCTATCGCATTGTGCTCTTCGATCAGCGCGGCGCGCTGCGCTCGACGCCCCTTGCCGAACTCAAGGACAACACCACCCAGCATCTCATCAACGATATTGAAACGTTGCGCAAGATGCTCGGTCTCGAGCAATGGCTGGTACTCGGCGGGTCCTGGGGTACAACACTCGCTCTGGCGTACGGTGAAGCGCACCCGCAAGCGTGCCTGGGGTTCATTCTTCGCGGGATCATGCTGGGCACGCCGGACGAGATCGACTGGTTTCTCTATGGCATGCGGCGCTTTCTGCCACAGGTCCACAAGGATTTCGCCGAATGGCTACCAGAGGCCGAGCGCGGTGATTTGCTCAAGGGCTACCTGAAGCGCCTGACCAGCGATGACCCGGAGTGCCGACTGGATGCGGCGCGGCGCTGGACGAAATACTCCGGCAGCTGCGCGCTGCTTGAGCACAACCCCGAGTCGGTGGAGAGCCAGGCCGCGGATGAGGCGCTGGCGCTGGGCATGGGACGTCTGGACGCGTGGTATTTCAGCCACGGATTTTTTCTTGAACCTGACCAGCTGGTCCGCGACATTGAGCGTATCAGCCACCTGCCCTGTCTGCTGATCCAGGGCGAGCACGACATGATCGCCACGCCCAACTCCGCCTATCGCTTACACGAGGTGTGGCCCGGCTCGATCTTGCGCCAGGTCCCGAAGGCGGGCCACGCGCCGACCGAGCCGGGGAACATGAGCGCGCTCATCCAGGCAACCGAGCACTTCAAGCGTCATCGGCGGTTTTTGGAGGATCTGCCGTGA
- a CDS encoding DUF2252 domain-containing protein — protein MKTPRPSARIKPLNELRNLKMARSAHAYVRGSTVQFYEWLHSQSGRRLPSGPPVWICGDCHAGNLGPTGDSRGRIDIHIRDLDQTVIGNPAHDLVRLALSLATAARGSDLPGVATARMLEEMMQGYELAFESGEDEEPARPAQVKAGMRSAVQRTWKHLAQERIEDTRPTIPLGKHFWSLSRAERDALKTLCLTPEIHALVTSLKGRSKDDRVEMLDCAYWVKGCSSLGLLRYAVLLSVGDDEDQEYCLLDIKEAVAAAAPRTPRAGMPRDNGKRVVEGARHLSPGLGNRMIATRMLDHGFFVRELLPQDMKLELDQLSEREAMKAAGYLARVVGLAHARQMDLATRSSWMRELQLNRSQTLDAPSWLWSNVVSLVGSHEQGYLEHCRRYALEN, from the coding sequence ATGAAGACGCCTCGACCCTCCGCTCGCATTAAACCGCTCAACGAGCTCCGCAACCTGAAAATGGCCCGTTCTGCCCACGCCTACGTGCGCGGCAGTACGGTGCAATTCTATGAATGGCTGCACAGCCAGTCGGGCCGGCGTTTGCCCAGCGGTCCGCCGGTGTGGATCTGCGGCGACTGTCACGCGGGCAACCTCGGCCCCACTGGCGACTCCAGAGGGCGCATCGATATTCACATCCGCGACCTTGACCAGACGGTGATCGGCAATCCCGCCCATGACCTGGTGCGGCTGGCGCTGTCATTGGCCACCGCTGCCCGGGGCTCCGATCTGCCTGGCGTCGCCACCGCCCGAATGCTCGAAGAAATGATGCAGGGGTATGAGCTGGCGTTCGAGAGTGGTGAGGATGAGGAACCCGCGCGTCCGGCGCAGGTCAAGGCCGGCATGCGCAGCGCGGTGCAACGGACCTGGAAGCACCTGGCTCAGGAGCGCATCGAAGACACCCGCCCGACCATCCCGCTGGGCAAGCATTTCTGGTCGCTGTCCCGCGCCGAGCGTGACGCCTTGAAGACGCTGTGCCTGACGCCGGAGATTCATGCGCTGGTGACGTCGCTCAAAGGCCGGTCGAAAGACGATCGCGTCGAGATGCTCGATTGCGCGTACTGGGTGAAGGGTTGCAGTTCGCTGGGCCTGCTGCGTTACGCGGTGCTGTTGAGCGTGGGTGACGACGAAGATCAGGAGTATTGCCTGCTCGACATCAAGGAGGCCGTCGCCGCCGCTGCCCCGCGCACGCCGCGTGCAGGAATGCCCCGGGACAATGGCAAACGTGTGGTCGAAGGCGCCAGGCACCTGTCGCCGGGGTTGGGCAACCGCATGATCGCCACGCGCATGCTGGATCATGGTTTCTTCGTGCGCGAGCTGCTGCCCCAGGACATGAAGCTTGAGCTCGATCAGCTGAGTGAGCGCGAAGCCATGAAAGCGGCCGGTTACCTGGCCCGGGTCGTGGGTCTGGCCCATGCCCGCCAGATGGACCTCGCCACACGCTCGTCATGGATGCGTGAATTGCAGCTCAATCGCTCGCAGACGCTGGACGCGCCGTCGTGGCTGTGGAGCAACGTCGTGAGTCTGGTGGGCAGTCATGAGCAGGGCTATCTGGAGCATTGCCGGCGGTATGCGCTGGAAAATTGA
- a CDS encoding sterol desaturase family protein produces MNTMTNALVFLATVIGMEGFAVFAHKYIMHGWGWGWHRSHHEPRTGWFEKNDLFAVVFAGFAIVLIALGTQGAHPLEWIGAGMTAYGFLYFVAHDGLVHKRWPFKYVPRNGYLKRLYQAHLMHHAVSGKERCVSFGFLYAPSVSRLRAQLRRLHDGPLQKTDPDVARGAQGVPATADHETQ; encoded by the coding sequence ATGAACACAATGACCAACGCCCTTGTATTTCTCGCGACCGTGATTGGCATGGAGGGCTTTGCCGTGTTTGCGCACAAATACATCATGCACGGTTGGGGGTGGGGCTGGCATCGCTCGCACCATGAGCCGAGAACCGGCTGGTTCGAGAAAAACGATTTGTTCGCCGTGGTCTTTGCCGGCTTCGCCATCGTGCTGATTGCTCTGGGCACCCAGGGCGCACATCCGCTGGAATGGATCGGCGCGGGCATGACCGCTTACGGCTTCCTGTACTTCGTCGCCCATGATGGCTTGGTGCACAAACGCTGGCCTTTCAAGTACGTGCCGCGCAACGGCTACCTCAAACGCCTGTATCAGGCGCACCTGATGCACCACGCCGTGTCGGGCAAGGAGCGCTGCGTGTCATTCGGTTTTCTCTACGCGCCGAGCGTCAGTCGCCTGCGCGCCCAGCTTCGACGGCTGCATGACGGTCCGCTGCAAAAGACTGACCCGGACGTTGCCAGAGGTGCGCAGGGCGTGCCGGCCACTGCCGACCACGAGACGCAGTAG
- the fni gene encoding type 2 isopentenyl-diphosphate Delta-isomerase, with product MTHTETGRRKDDHLDIVLDRRASVRSSFSGLDDIRFEHCALPELDLDDINLSSSLLGVALRAPLLISSMTGGADRATAINRHLAEAAQELGIAMGVGSQRVALQRGGDQGLTRELRRLAPDIALLGNIGAAQLIEPDGLDMARRAVDMLEANALIIHLNPLQEAVQVGGDRQWQGILEAIQRVVRGLGVPVVVKEVGAGLSAQVAVALVEAGVQVLDVAGLGGTSWAAVEGERAQHPADREVAMAFAQWGIPTALSLAMVRQALPETPLIASGGIRNGVDVARAIRLGADIVGQAAGVLRDATLSTAAVIEHFDIVIRQLRIACFCTGSADLQALRRARLLAPDALQSLLS from the coding sequence ATGACTCACACCGAGACGGGTCGTCGCAAAGACGATCATCTTGATATCGTGCTGGACAGGCGCGCCAGCGTGCGTTCTTCCTTCTCCGGGCTGGATGACATCCGGTTCGAACATTGTGCGCTGCCCGAACTTGATCTGGACGATATCAACCTGAGCAGCTCATTGCTCGGCGTCGCGTTGCGTGCGCCGCTGCTCATCAGCTCCATGACCGGCGGAGCCGATCGGGCCACTGCCATCAATCGTCATCTGGCAGAAGCGGCCCAGGAATTGGGCATCGCCATGGGCGTGGGGTCCCAGCGGGTGGCGTTGCAGCGCGGCGGCGATCAAGGGCTGACGCGTGAACTGCGGCGCCTGGCCCCGGATATCGCGCTGCTGGGCAACATCGGCGCTGCACAGTTGATAGAACCCGATGGGCTGGACATGGCCCGGCGTGCGGTCGACATGCTTGAAGCCAATGCCCTGATCATTCACCTGAACCCCTTGCAGGAAGCGGTTCAGGTGGGCGGTGACCGGCAATGGCAAGGCATCCTGGAGGCCATCCAACGCGTAGTGCGCGGCCTCGGCGTGCCCGTGGTGGTCAAGGAAGTGGGCGCGGGGCTGTCGGCGCAAGTGGCAGTGGCGCTGGTGGAAGCCGGCGTGCAGGTCCTGGACGTCGCTGGCCTCGGTGGTACCAGTTGGGCGGCGGTGGAGGGTGAGCGTGCGCAGCACCCGGCCGACCGTGAAGTGGCCATGGCTTTTGCTCAATGGGGCATTCCCACCGCCCTAAGCCTGGCGATGGTGCGGCAGGCATTGCCCGAGACGCCGCTGATTGCTTCAGGCGGCATCCGTAACGGTGTCGATGTGGCCAGGGCCATTCGCCTGGGTGCAGACATCGTCGGCCAGGCCGCTGGCGTACTGCGCGACGCGACCCTGTCTACGGCTGCGGTCATCGAGCACTTCGACATCGTCATTCGCCAGCTGCGCATCGCCTGTTTCTGCACCGGGTCTGCGGACCTGCAGGCGCTGCGCCGCGCTCGACTGCTGGCTCCCGATGCTTTGCAGTCGTTGCTGTCATGA